One Vigna unguiculata cultivar IT97K-499-35 chromosome 7, ASM411807v1, whole genome shotgun sequence genomic region harbors:
- the LOC114189698 gene encoding protein PALE CRESS, chloroplastic produces MNLLSLTSSLSLCYCSFPALTTLPTFPSSYKCTSGAVLRRCVKREKEEELLQGMPKEYYDDEWQAQQRKKTKELQRRRRQEEEEEERKMGEYREIGLRLKEYPEEDVIKARKLVASFLKVPEEVEERIEEAAEKGELTELVLMVIWNRLDIARRDEEKDAIRSLDLLYRRAETEILKREATPAMRLLNDLLIMYDGHDFEQWLKKCKKVMVDAFPQEDPFSILVPPGLESFDIDKHQGPLRPSLEDDEILLRVDFVREVDELLREVRSEKSEVQNESGFDLESVANRLKQQEKQQTIRQVEALLDLAVGLKW; encoded by the exons TCATTTCCTGCTCTAACCACACTTCCTACCTTTCCTTCTTCATACAAATGCACATCTGGCGCAG TTTTAAGGAGATGTGTGAAACGGGAAAAGGAAGAGGAGCTTCTACAAGGGATGCCCAAGGAGTACTATGACGAT GAATGGCAAGCCCAGCAACGAAAGAAGACCAAGGAGTTGCAACGGAGACGCAGacaggaagaagaggaagaagaaagaaagatggGAGAGTATCGTGAAATTGGCTTACGGTTGAAGGAATACCCAGAAGAAGATGTCATTAAAGCAAGGAAACTAGTTGCAAGCTTTCTCAAGGTTCCTGAAGAAGTGGAAGAG AGAATTGAGGAAGCTGCTGAGAAAGGAGAGCTTACTGAACTTGTTTTAATGGTCATATGGAATCGGCTTGATATTGCTCGGCGCGAT GAAGAAAAGGATGCCATTAGAAGTCTGGATCTGTTATACAGAAGGGCTGAg ACTGAGATCTTGAAACGAGAGGCTACCCCTGCGATGAGATTGCTGAATGATCTTTTGATTATGTATGACGGCCATGATTTTGAACAGTGGCTAAAGAAATGTAAGAAGGTCATGGTTGATGCATTTCCTCAGGAGGATCCATTTAGTATTCTTGTTCCACCAGGATTGGAGTCATTCGACATAGATAAG CATCAAGGGCCATTGAGACCATCCCTTGAAGATGATGAAATCCTTTTGAGGGTGGACTTCGTAAGGGAGGTGGATGAATTGCTGCGAGAGGTTCGTTCTGAAAAGAGTGAAGTACAAAATGAATCAGGGTTTGATCTTGAATCTGTTGCAAATAGACTGAAACAACAGGAGAAGCAACAAACAATACGCCAAGTTGAAGCTCTGCTAGATTTAGCCGTAGGTTTGAAATGGTAA